The DNA region ACATCCCGCAGACGGTTAAGTGGGATGAATCCAAGGCGGCGGGGATTCTGGATGTGTTGGAGAGCACCACGGAGCGCGCGGCCAGGACACGGCCGGATCTGATCCTGTGGCCAGAGGCGGTGACGCCCTATGCGGTTAAGGGAAACGCGTCTGTGCAGACGTGGACGGAATCGTTGGTTGCGAAGACCGGCATCCCGTTGCTCATGGGCTCGGTGGCGATTGAGAGCGCCGGACAGGCTGATGCGCGCTGGGTCAATGGTGCGTTCGTGATCGATCCGGTGGTGGGCTTGCAGTCGTCGTCCTACGCGAAGCGGCACTTAGTGCCCTTTGGCGAATTCGTGCCTTTCCGCGCGGTGTTCGGCTGGCTCGAAAAAGTCACGGATGTGGGTGAGGGCGACTTCCATCCCGGGACGAGCACGACGCCTCTTTTGATCTCGGCGAAGAGCGGAATCTTCGCGGTGTCTCCGTTAATTTGCTACGAGGATATTTTTCCGCAGCTCGCGCGTGAGAGCGTACTCTCGGGTGGAGAGATCTTCGCCGTGCTCACCAACAACGGCTGGTTTGGTGAAGGTGGCGCGGCTCATCAACATGCGGCGCATTCGGTGCTGCGCGCCGTCGAGACGCGGCGTCCGGTCATCCGCTGCGGCAACGGCGGCTGGAGCGGCTGGATCGATGAATTCGGGCGCGTCCGCAACGAGATGACCAACAAAGAAGGCAGTATCTATTTCCGGGGCACGGCGACTTATGAGATTTCGCGCGACAGCCGGTGGATTGAGCGGCCGAGTTTTTATACGCGCTTCGGCGACTGGTTTGTAGGCGTGTCGTTGCTACTGGTGTTGCTGGGTTTCGGTTCGGTGGCGTTTGCGCTTCCTGCCCCGGCGAAGTCGGCGGCGGAGGATGACTCGGCACCGACGGAGGCTTAAACGTGTGGAGTGTTTTTAGGGACGTTTGCTCGCACGAACTCCTCCCTTGACCGTGATTTAGCGGTAAACAATAGCTTCGCGGTCCTTATTTCGCCGCGATCAGCGCCGGTCCCCCGCCAACTCCTTTGCCCGCTTCCAGTCATGATTTCTTACGCCTGCCCGTTTCCTGAAAACTTCGTGTGGGGTGTCGCCACCGCTGCGCCGCAGATCGAGGGAGCTGCGTTTGAGGACGGCAAGGGCGAGTCAATCTGGGATCGGTACACACGCATCCCGGGCAAGGTGCTGAAGGGCGACACGCTCGATGTGGCGTGCGATCATTATCATAAATTCAACGAAGACTTCGCGCTGATGCGGCGGCTTGGTGTGAAGAGCTACCGGCTGTCGCTCGCGTGGCCGCGCATTTTTCCGCAGGGCGATGGCTCGGTGAATCAGGCGGGGCTGGATTTTTATCACCGGCTTTTCGATGCGATGGCGGAGAATGACATCACACCGTGGGTGACTCTTTTTCACTGGGATTTGCCGCAGGCGCTGGAGGATCGCGGGGGGTGGACTTCGCGCGTGACGGTCGATGCGTTTGCGAAATATGCCGACACTGTGGTGAAGGCTTTTGGCGGGAAGGTGAAAAACTGGATCACCTTGAACGAGATTCGCTGCTTCACAGTGCTCGCGTATAAAAATGGAGGCCCGAAAGCGCCGGGACGGACGGAGTCGGACGCGGTGGTGAATCAGACTTACCATCATGCGCTGCTTTGCCACGGGCATGGCGTGCGCGCGGTGCGTGAGTTCGGTGGACGCGGTGCGCGGGTGGGGCTCACGGATAATTGCGATGTCTGTATCCCGGTCTCGGAGACGCCGCGCGACATCGCGGCGGCGCGGCAGTGGTTCACGGAGAGAAATCTCCATATCCTCGGAGCGATTTATGGCGGAGGTTACTCGCCTGCTTATCTGGAGCGCGTGGGAGCTGATGCGCCAAAGACGGAGGCGGGGGATTTTAAATTGATCAGCATGCCGACGGATTTTCTCGGGCTGAATATCTATACGGCAACGCATGTGCGCGCGGGAGCGGCGGGTGGTTATGAAGTGGTGACGCTGCCTGTGAATTATCCCCGCGCAGACAGCGTGTGGCTGAATTTGGTACCGCAGTGCATGTATTGGGCGACGCGGATGGTGCGCGATGTTTATGGAGCTAGCTCGATCTACGTGACGGAGAACGGCTGCGGTTACGATGAAGAGCCCGTCATCGGTGGGGAAGTGAACGATCTGCACCGGCGTGAGTATCTCCGGGCGCATCTGCGCGAGCTACATCGCGCGGTGGCCGATGGTGTGCCGATCCACGGGTATTTCCTTTGGTCGTTCATGGACAACTATGAGTGGGAAGATGGCTACACACGGCGCTTCGGCGTGGTGCATTGCGACTTCGCCACACAGGTGCGCACGCCGAAACTGTCGGCGCTGTGGTACGCGAAGGTGATGGAGGCGAATCGCATTCTTTGATGCGGTGCCGAGCGCGCGGAGCCTGGCAGTTACTTTGCTGCTGGCTCTACGAAGGCGGCGAGGGCGTAGATGAGTGCGGCGTTCCAGTTGATGGCGATTTCGTTGCGCTCGTAGCTGCCGAGTTCGTCCACCCAGCTGCGTCCGTCGGGCCAGGCACCGCCGACGAGGTAGCCGGGCCAGGCGGGTTCGCCGCGGCGGTCGTGCGGATGTTGCGGCGGATTCGCGCCGAGACCGGTCACATAGGAGCGGCCGTGATAGTTGCGGCCGAACAGGTGGCCGAGCGCGAGCAGGGCGGTTTCGCGATAGCGGGGATCGGGGTGGAGGCGGTCGGCGAGGTGGAGCTGGAGGGTTTGGCCGGCGACGTTGCCGTTGCAGCCCCAAGACCAGTCCTGGCGCTCGACACCGAGCGGGCGGGAGTGGGAGTTGGAGGCGGCGGTGGTGACGGCGCGGTCGGCGTGGGCGATCAAGTCATCGGTCAGGCGACGGACGAGCGCAGGGTTGCGCGGATCGCTTTCTTTGGTGGTGTGCCCGGAACGTAGATACGTGGCTAGGCCGAGGTCGTTGACGTCGCCCCAGCCCGGACCGTTTTCGGAGAAGGCGACTTTGGAGGCGCGGATTTCGAATTCGCGGAGGACGGCGGCGTCGCCGGTGGTTTCCCAGAGTTCGGCGGCGGCCCAGAGGCGGGCGGAGTGATCGGGCGCGCCGTAGCCGCCGGTTTGAAAGGCGCTTTGGTCAGGGTCGATTTGCTGCGGGTGCTTGAGCAGGCAGGCCCAGCTGAGTTCGGCGGCTTTGAGGCACCGGTCGGCGAAGGCTGCGTCGTGAGCGCGGAAGTGGCGGGCGGCGGCGGCCATCATCGCGGTGAAGTGCGCGGTGGCATTGGTGCCCCACGGAGCGAGGTAGCGCGGGTCTTTGTCGTTGGCGGCGGGGCCCCAGAAACGGAAATCGGGTGAGCTGAGTTTGTGATAAACGCGGCCGTCCTCGAGCTGCATGGTGAAGAGCCATTCGAGCTCCCAGCGGATTTCGTCGAGGAGATCGGGTGTGGTGTTGGCGCTTTCGGGGATGCCGAGATTCAAGGCGGAGATGCGGTTGGGGAAATGTTCGAGGGCCTTGAGCATGAGGCCGACGGTGACGCCGGCGTTGACGACGTATTTGTTGTAGTCGCCTGCGTCGTGCCAGCCGCCGGTGGAGGCGCGTCTCGTGTGGCCGCCGCCGACGTGATCGAGCCAGCCGTCTGCGAGGTGGCAGGCGTGCTGATGGTAGGTGACGCCGTTGTGCGTGCCGGTGACTTCGGTGCCGCAGCGCCAGAGGTACATGGCGCGGGTGACAGTGGTGAAAGGGACGTTCCAGAGATCGTTGCCGATGGTGAAGGGAGCGGAGCGACCGAGGTCTGGAACTTCGATGAGGTAGCGGCCGGGTTCTGTGACGGCGCTGAAATCGAGGGTGCGGAGCGTTTCGCGTGTGTCGGTAGTGGCGGTTTGGAGCGGTGCACTGGCGGTGGCGGAGAAGACTTCTTGTTCGCCGGTGGAGTCGATGCGGAGAACGCGGAAGGTTTTGGCGGTGGCGAGGGCGGTGGCTTGTTTGGTCGATGTGGGGAGAAAGCCGATACTGTTAACGCGGATGGCGGCGCCGGGGGTTAGGTTGAGTGGTTTGTCGGCGGCGTGAGCGACGAGGCCGAGCGTGAGAAGCGTGAGCAAGAAAGTGAGGCGCATGGTGCGGGTGCGAGGAGTTAGCGAGCGGGTTCGCCGACGAGGAGGCCGCGGCCGCCGGTGCCGAGGTAAACGCGGCCGTGAGTGCGGCTATCCCCGGTGATGACGTTGATGAAGCCGAAGCGGGTGCGGGCGGTGTTGAGGACGAGCCAGGTGAGGCCGCCGTCGTCGGAGCGGAAGATGGCGTGGTAGGGCGGGATTTTCCCGGCGAGGTAGATCGCGGGGTGGCGCTGGCCTGCGGCAGGTTTGCCGAAGCCGAGGGCGGAGGCGGAGAGGATGTTTTCCATTTTCGAGTAGGTCACACCGCCGTCGGTTGAGCGGTAGATGCCGGACTCGGTGGGAATCCAGATGTGGCCGGCGTGGCCGGGGACGGATTTGGGCGTGGTGCCTGCGGCGGGAATCCGGGTGGCGGATTTTTTGAAGGAGCGCGCACCGTCGTGGCTGTAGTAGGCGGTGCCGGTGGTCTGGTCGTAGAGGTAGAATTTGGACGGATCGACACGGTCGGCGACGGGAGTGTCGTTGCGGTAGTCGGCGGCGGAGACGAAAGCGCCGATGGAGGCGGTCCAAGTCGTGCCGTCGTCGGTGGAGAAAAAGGGGGCAGATTTTTTTGGGAGCCAGAGGAGGGTTTTGCCGTCGGTGGAGATGGCGATTTTGCCCGGGCCGTTTTTCAGGGCCGTGGGAGGGGCGGACGGAAAGTCGATCCAGGTGAGAGCGCCGTCGAGTGAGAGTGAGGCGCGGGTGGGGCCGGAGTGGGTGCGGACGATTTTGGCGGGGGCGTTTTCGGCGAACTCGATGGAGAGATTGGTGCCGTACATGGGCGCGTGGGTGCCGCGAGGAGTGACTGCGTTGAGGTTATCGTGGCGGAACCCGCCGAAGTCGCCGATGGCGCTAACGAGAGGAGCTCCTTCGGGTGGACTGATGAGGGCGAGCGGGACGGTTTCCTCAATGCCGACGGTGGCGGCGAAGCTCCAGCGGGTGATGCCGCCGGAGTCGGTGGCGGTGGCGTTGTCGGTGCCGAAGATTCCGTAACCGGTAACGAAATACGCGCGGGCGGAATCGAAGGGATCTAAGTCGAGATCGCCGATCCAGTGGGGTTTGAGTTTCGCGACGTAGGGAGCGGTAGAGGTGCCTTGCGGCGCGGAAGAGAGGATGGGTTTCCAGGTGGCACCCGAGTCGGTGCTGCGGAAGATTTCGTCGCCGAGGGTCCAGCGGTTGAGCGTGGAGACGAGGAGGTTGCCGGGGTTTTTCGCGTCGAGGGCGAGGCCGGCGTAGCCGAAGGTGTCGCGATCGAGCATGCCGGGTTGCGCGGGAGAGATGTCGGTCCAGCGGTTGTCGGAAGGGGAATATTTCCAGACGGCGCCGCGGGTGACGTCGTTGGGGCCGAGGTAGTCTCCGTAGGTGAGGTAGAGTATGCCGTCGGTGGCGATGGCGGCGTGGTGAGGGATCAGGCCGGAGGGCTGGCCTGGGACGGGGTTCCAGGTTTTGCCGGTGTCGGTGCTGCGAAAGAGCGCGGGGCCTTTGAGGTCGTTGACGCCGACGTAGATCACGGGAGTCGGGTTGCCAGCGGAGCCGCTGAGGTGGTCGAAGAGTGTTAGCGTGATGCTCGCGACGGGGAAGCGGGTGATTTTTTTCCAGGTTAGCGCGAAGTCTTCGCTCAGCCATAGGCCGTCCTGATTGGTGCCGAGGAGGAGACGGTTGTTTTTATGCGGATCGATCTGGAGGCGTTCGCCGGTGGAGCGGCCGTCGGCATTGCCACCGAGTTTGAAGGGCAGGGGAGTGCGTTGCCAGGTGGCGCCGTAGTCAGTGGAGCTGAGGATGGCGGAGTTTTTCCCCCAGTCGGCGAGGTACTGACCGGCGGCGAGGTACACGCGTTGCGGTTCGAGCGGATCTGTGGCGAGGCTGACGATGCCGAGGAGTTCGGTGTCTTCGGTGCCGAGATCGTCGTTGAGCGGGAGCCAGCGAGACTTGTCGGGGAGCCACCGATATGCGCCGCCGACGTCGGTGCGGGCGTAGATGAGGCCGGGTTGGGTGGAGTTGAAGACGATGCCGGAGACGAAACCGCCGCCGGTGATGGGGACGTTGCGCCAGGTGTAGTTGGTGAATGCTGGTTTGGCGGGCGCGGCGGAAAGCGTGGAGGCACAGATAGCGGCCACGCCGAGAAGCGTGATGATGAGGGAGCGGGGGCGAAAGAGGGGCATCATGCAACTGGGGCGGGGCGGGCGTGGTGTGGTTAAGCGACGTTGGGGATTTTTGCTTGCGCGACGCCAGCAAACTCACGTTGATTTAGCCTTAAACTTTGAAATCACCACGTGTTTTCAAGCCCTTACTCACCCCGTCCGTCCGCATTGTCGTGATTTTCGATTCGAAGAGTCCGTTCGCTTGGATGATTGCTCCGGGAGCATGCGCCCGGAGTTTCACGCGACTTGAATCGAGACCCGGTTGATCGGGTTGTGCTCACTTTTTTCAGCTCATGAAATTCACCGATGGTCAGTGGATACTTCAGCCCGGCGTCAGTGCTTTTTATCCGGCGGAAGTTCACGATGTCACGACTGAGGGCGAGAGCCTGGTCGTCCATGCGCCGACGAGGCCGATCAAGCATCGCGGGGACACGTTGGGCGGGCCGTTGCTGACGGTGACGTTGAGCGCGCCGATGGATGATGTGGTGCGGGTGCGGCTGGAGCACTTCGTCGGGACGGAGGATCGCAATCCGCAGATCCCGTTGCAGCCGGTGGCGGCACCGAAGGTCGTCATCGAGAACCGCAAGGATGCGGCGTCGCTGCGTTCGGGCGGACTGACGGTGCGTTTGAAGCGCGATGGATGGGAAATCGTTTTTGAGGGTGGCGGGCGTACATTGACGAAGAGCGGCTGGCGTGGACTCGGCTATATCCAGTGGCCGGGGCATGGGAATTTCGTTCACGAGCAGCTCAATCTCGGCGTGGGCGAATGCGTTTACGGACTGGGGGAGCGGTTCACGGCGTTCGTGAAAAACGGGCAGGTGGTGGAGAACGATAACAAGGACGGCGGCACGGCGTCGGAGCAGGCGTACAAGTCGGTGCCGTTCTACATGACGAATCGCGGCTACGGCGTGCTCGTGAACAGCACGGGGCCGGTGTCGTTCGAGGTGGCGTCAGAAAAAGTGGCGCGCGTGCAGTTCAGCCAGCCGGGAGAATCGCTGGAATATTTTCTGATCTACGGGCCGACGCCGAAGGAGATTTTGCGGAAACTCACGGCTTTGACGGGGCGTCCGGCGCTGCCCCCTGCGTGGACGTTTGGCCTGTGGCTGACGACGTCGTTCACGACGAGTTATGACGAAGCGACGTGCGTGAGTTTCATCGAAGGGATGAAGTCGCGCGATCTGCCGCTGAGCGTTTTCCACTTCGACTGCTTCTGGATGCGGGAGTTCGACTGGTGCAACTTCCAGTGGGACCCGCGCACGTTTCCCGATCCAGCCGGCATGTTGAAACGGCTGCACGAGCGCGGGCTGAAAATTTCGTTGTGGATAAATCCCTACATCGGCCAGCGCTCGGTGTTGTTCGAGGAAGGACGCAAGGGCGGTTTCTTCATCAAGAAAAAAGACGGCTCTGTGTGGCAGACGGATCTCTGGCAGCCGGGCATGGCGATCGTGGACTTCACGAATCCGGCGGCGTGCCAATGGTTCGGCGATCATCTGCGCCGTCTGGCCGCGATGGGTGTTGACAGTTTCAAGACGGATTTCGGCGAACGCATCCCGACCGAGGGAATCGTTTACCACGACGGCTCCGATCCGGTGGGGATGCATAATTTCTACCCGATCCTCTACAACGAGGTTGTCTTCAAAGTGCTCGAAGAGATTCGCGGCAAAGGTGAAGCGGCGTTGTTCGCGCGGTCGTCCTATGCGTCGGGGCAGCGTTTCCCGATCCACTGGGGCGGTGATTCGTGGTCTACGCTTGAGTCGATGGCGGAGAGCCTGCGCGGCGGGCTTTCGCTGAGCATGTGCGGCTTTGGTTATTGGAGCCACGACATCGGGGGCTTCGAGGGGCTTCCGCCGGCGGCCGTGTACAAGCGCTGGGTGGCGTTTGGCCTGATGTCGTCGCACAGCCGGTTGCACGGGAGCTCATCGTATCGCGTACCGTGGAATTATGACGACGATGCGTGCGACGTGCTGCGCTTCTTCACAAAACTGAAATGCCGCCTCATGCCTTACCTGTACGCGGCGGCAGGGGAGGCGCATCGCGAAGGTATTCCGATGATGCGCCCGATGCAGCTGGAGTTCCCGCATGATCCCGCCTGCGACACGCTCGACCGCCAGTACATGCTCGGAGGCTCGTTGCTCGTCGCGCCAGTTTTCTCGGAGGACGGCTGGGTGGATTATTATCTGCCGGAAGGTCGCTGGACTCATCTGCTCTCCGGTGAAGTTCAAGAAGGCGGTCGCTGGCGGCGCGCTCAACACGGGTTCCTTAGTCTCGGGCTGTTTGTCCGCGACAACACGGTGCTGGCGCTCGGCGCGACTGATGCGCGTCCGGACTACGACTATGCGGACGATGTGACGATCCACGCTTACGAACTGGCCGATGGCTCGGAGGCCAGCTGCCGTGTAACGGACCTGAAAGGCGCCGAGCGCGCGGAAATAAAAGTCCGCCGCGAAGGTAATCGCTACGAGGCTAACGTGGTCTCTGGGCAGATCGGACGCTGGTCGCTGGCTGTGGGTGGATCGTTTGCGAACGCTGCGCAGCCTGCTGTCTCGTCTAAACGTGTCGTGGCAAACGGCCGCTCGGCGGTGATCGCGTCGTAAGCCGCAGTCTGAAACGTAAAACTCAAACGGTCCGGATTTTTTGTGGTGATTTAACGAAAAATGCTGATACCGCTATTTCTCGTAGATGTTCTTTCCGGGCTGCCCCGGGCTTTTTTAATTTCCGACCGAGTGGCTAAGCGTACCCGCGCATGCCGCTCTGGCTCGTAAACCGATAACACCCCAACCCCATGAATACGTACAAATGGCCCGATGTGAGTCTCTCGCTGACGTCCGCTTGGTCCGCCCTCGGCAAGCCGCTGGGCGTTAAGAAATCCGCAACCACAGCTGTCGTCATCACCGAAGCGACTGCTCAATCGGAGGAATGCCGGTGTCCCGTCTGGTACGCGTCCCGTCACGCTGAAGGCGCACACGTCGTGCCGCCCGGGCACAATGAAGGACTTGATACGCGCTACAGCGGTGAACTGACGGCCTGATTCCGCCGGTATCGCGTTGTTTCGCCCAAGCCCGCGCCGTTTATCGCGCGGGCTTTTTCTTCGACATTTGCGGACGTTCTATCGCTGATCGGGCCTCGCGCCGCTCGTGCGCGATCCTCCCACATGCCTCGTCCTGCCAAACGAAAAGCCATCCGCGCCGCCACGCTCGCCGACGTCGGTCGCGAAGCAGGGGTTTCCGCGATGGCGGCCTCGGCAGTGCTCAATGGCGCCCGCACTTCCTCGCGCATTTCGCCGGAAACCCGGGAGCGTATCCTGGCAGCGGCGACGAAACTCCGCTACCGGCCCAACGCCGCAGCACGCGCGCTCGCCGAGCGCAAGATGAACACCATCGGTGTCGCCACGGTGTTCGACGAGAGCGGCGATCTGAATCACTACTTCCTCGAAGTCTTTAACGGCGTCCTCGAAGCCGCCGCGCACCATAATCAAAACACCACTGTGTTCACGCTCCACGACTGGGAGCAGGATTTCGGGCGCTTGAACGGCTTTTGCGACGGCCGCATCGACGGACTTATTCTTGTCGCGCCGATCATCAGCAATGAAACGGCGAAACACCTGCCCGAGCACACACCGTTCGTCGCGCTCCACGCCAACGTCCCGATTCCGGGCGTGCTCAACATCGAGAGCGACGAAGAAAACGGGGCGTACGAAATTGTCCGCCATCTGATCGCGAAGGGACACCGCCGCATTCTTCACCTCGCCGGTCAGAGCGGCCTGCTCGGCGCGGAACGGCGGCTTAATGGCTATCGCCGCGCCCTCGTTTCGGCGCGCATCCCCTTCGATGCGTCGCTCGTGGTCGAAGCCGGTTTCAGTGCCAGCATCGGCCGCCGCGCGATCACCGACTGGCTGAAGGGAAATCAGAACAAACCTCTGCCCGACGCGATTTTTTGCGCCAGCGATCCCATGGCTGTCGGATGTCTCGAAGCGCTTTCGGAAGCGGGTGTCCGCGTGCCCGAGGATGTTTCCGTGACCGGCTTTGACGACAGCCTCGCGGCCCGCACGACCAGGCCGCAGCTGACCACCGTGCGTCAGCCACTCCGCGTCATGGGTATGAAAGCCGTCGAGTCTTTGCTCACACGCATCCAGCAGCACCAAGGTCAGGCCGATCACACCGAGCCGAAGTCCATCGTGTTTCCGGTTGAGCTGGTCGAGCGCGCTTCAGTCCGGAATTTGAAAGCGAAATAAAATCTCTGGCTTTTGCCGGTCCGTCCGGCTTCGTGCTTGGACCGCACGCCGTATGAAAGTCACTGGACTCGCTCTTGTCCCGCCACCCACCGCCGCCGACCTTCCCAAAGTCACACCGGAGCTGCTCGCTTCCGTGCTCGCGCGCTACTCGCGCAGCAACGAGGGCATCGGAGCCATCATGAGCAAGGTGGACCTCGCCAACCCCGAGGCCTCCATCGACCGCATCCTGAAATTCGTCGACTACGGACATGCTTCGATCGGCGGCCTCACCGGCGGACTCGCCATCGCGCTCGATGACGTGTCGATGTGGCTCGCGTATAAAATTTTCGAGATCGCCCAGATGGCCGACGGTCAGGAATCGAGCACGCGCTATATTACGATGGACGCGTCGAATCTGCCGACCGCCGCCGAGCTCGGCATCCCCGACGATCTCGCGCCGCGCTGGCAGGCGCTGATGGCGAAATCGTTCGCGGCT from Nibricoccus aquaticus includes:
- the yicI gene encoding alpha-xylosidase, producing the protein MKFTDGQWILQPGVSAFYPAEVHDVTTEGESLVVHAPTRPIKHRGDTLGGPLLTVTLSAPMDDVVRVRLEHFVGTEDRNPQIPLQPVAAPKVVIENRKDAASLRSGGLTVRLKRDGWEIVFEGGGRTLTKSGWRGLGYIQWPGHGNFVHEQLNLGVGECVYGLGERFTAFVKNGQVVENDNKDGGTASEQAYKSVPFYMTNRGYGVLVNSTGPVSFEVASEKVARVQFSQPGESLEYFLIYGPTPKEILRKLTALTGRPALPPAWTFGLWLTTSFTTSYDEATCVSFIEGMKSRDLPLSVFHFDCFWMREFDWCNFQWDPRTFPDPAGMLKRLHERGLKISLWINPYIGQRSVLFEEGRKGGFFIKKKDGSVWQTDLWQPGMAIVDFTNPAACQWFGDHLRRLAAMGVDSFKTDFGERIPTEGIVYHDGSDPVGMHNFYPILYNEVVFKVLEEIRGKGEAALFARSSYASGQRFPIHWGGDSWSTLESMAESLRGGLSLSMCGFGYWSHDIGGFEGLPPAAVYKRWVAFGLMSSHSRLHGSSSYRVPWNYDDDACDVLRFFTKLKCRLMPYLYAAAGEAHREGIPMMRPMQLEFPHDPACDTLDRQYMLGGSLLVAPVFSEDGWVDYYLPEGRWTHLLSGEVQEGGRWRRAQHGFLSLGLFVRDNTVLALGATDARPDYDYADDVTIHAYELADGSEASCRVTDLKGAERAEIKVRREGNRYEANVVSGQIGRWSLAVGGSFANAAQPAVSSKRVVANGRSAVIAS
- the lnt gene encoding apolipoprotein N-acyltransferase, producing MSQPTASTVFDPYAEQPPSVWKKHERWFWAGGIFFFTILLTVVSFPPFNAGEFAYAFAVPAVLWAYRRPSFKLFTWTLLAAQVVAWTLVLSWLHHVTWLGLFLLGPFVGAWVGLWYLGVWWVVPRMVGRQTGLRILAMLGLGGLWVLIEWTRTWFLGGFPWLPLAASQWKQISVLQIASYTGALGVSFVLITANLGFAAYANRLFFENLKGFNRRSQEFFTAMFLLIVCLTVHIRETVNRGHYTTTVGRVALVQPYIPQTVKWDESKAAGILDVLESTTERAARTRPDLILWPEAVTPYAVKGNASVQTWTESLVAKTGIPLLMGSVAIESAGQADARWVNGAFVIDPVVGLQSSSYAKRHLVPFGEFVPFRAVFGWLEKVTDVGEGDFHPGTSTTPLLISAKSGIFAVSPLICYEDIFPQLARESVLSGGEIFAVLTNNGWFGEGGAAHQHAAHSVLRAVETRRPVIRCGNGGWSGWIDEFGRVRNEMTNKEGSIYFRGTATYEISRDSRWIERPSFYTRFGDWFVGVSLLLVLLGFGSVAFALPAPAKSAAEDDSAPTEA
- a CDS encoding GH1 family beta-glucosidase, giving the protein MISYACPFPENFVWGVATAAPQIEGAAFEDGKGESIWDRYTRIPGKVLKGDTLDVACDHYHKFNEDFALMRRLGVKSYRLSLAWPRIFPQGDGSVNQAGLDFYHRLFDAMAENDITPWVTLFHWDLPQALEDRGGWTSRVTVDAFAKYADTVVKAFGGKVKNWITLNEIRCFTVLAYKNGGPKAPGRTESDAVVNQTYHHALLCHGHGVRAVREFGGRGARVGLTDNCDVCIPVSETPRDIAAARQWFTERNLHILGAIYGGGYSPAYLERVGADAPKTEAGDFKLISMPTDFLGLNIYTATHVRAGAAGGYEVVTLPVNYPRADSVWLNLVPQCMYWATRMVRDVYGASSIYVTENGCGYDEEPVIGGEVNDLHRREYLRAHLRELHRAVADGVPIHGYFLWSFMDNYEWEDGYTRRFGVVHCDFATQVRTPKLSALWYAKVMEANRIL
- a CDS encoding glycoside hydrolase family 9 protein, translating into MRLTFLLTLLTLGLVAHAADKPLNLTPGAAIRVNSIGFLPTSTKQATALATAKTFRVLRIDSTGEQEVFSATASAPLQTATTDTRETLRTLDFSAVTEPGRYLIEVPDLGRSAPFTIGNDLWNVPFTTVTRAMYLWRCGTEVTGTHNGVTYHQHACHLADGWLDHVGGGHTRRASTGGWHDAGDYNKYVVNAGVTVGLMLKALEHFPNRISALNLGIPESANTTPDLLDEIRWELEWLFTMQLEDGRVYHKLSSPDFRFWGPAANDKDPRYLAPWGTNATAHFTAMMAAAARHFRAHDAAFADRCLKAAELSWACLLKHPQQIDPDQSAFQTGGYGAPDHSARLWAAAELWETTGDAAVLREFEIRASKVAFSENGPGWGDVNDLGLATYLRSGHTTKESDPRNPALVRRLTDDLIAHADRAVTTAASNSHSRPLGVERQDWSWGCNGNVAGQTLQLHLADRLHPDPRYRETALLALGHLFGRNYHGRSYVTGLGANPPQHPHDRRGEPAWPGYLVGGAWPDGRSWVDELGSYERNEIAINWNAALIYALAAFVEPAAK
- a CDS encoding WD40/YVTN/BNR-like repeat-containing protein, whose amino-acid sequence is MMPLFRPRSLIITLLGVAAICASTLSAAPAKPAFTNYTWRNVPITGGGFVSGIVFNSTQPGLIYARTDVGGAYRWLPDKSRWLPLNDDLGTEDTELLGIVSLATDPLEPQRVYLAAGQYLADWGKNSAILSSTDYGATWQRTPLPFKLGGNADGRSTGERLQIDPHKNNRLLLGTNQDGLWLSEDFALTWKKITRFPVASITLTLFDHLSGSAGNPTPVIYVGVNDLKGPALFRSTDTGKTWNPVPGQPSGLIPHHAAIATDGILYLTYGDYLGPNDVTRGAVWKYSPSDNRWTDISPAQPGMLDRDTFGYAGLALDAKNPGNLLVSTLNRWTLGDEIFRSTDSGATWKPILSSAPQGTSTAPYVAKLKPHWIGDLDLDPFDSARAYFVTGYGIFGTDNATATDSGGITRWSFAATVGIEETVPLALISPPEGAPLVSAIGDFGGFRHDNLNAVTPRGTHAPMYGTNLSIEFAENAPAKIVRTHSGPTRASLSLDGALTWIDFPSAPPTALKNGPGKIAISTDGKTLLWLPKKSAPFFSTDDGTTWTASIGAFVSAADYRNDTPVADRVDPSKFYLYDQTTGTAYYSHDGARSFKKSATRIPAAGTTPKSVPGHAGHIWIPTESGIYRSTDGGVTYSKMENILSASALGFGKPAAGQRHPAIYLAGKIPPYHAIFRSDDGGLTWLVLNTARTRFGFINVITGDSRTHGRVYLGTGGRGLLVGEPAR
- a CDS encoding LacI family DNA-binding transcriptional regulator, which produces MPRPAKRKAIRAATLADVGREAGVSAMAASAVLNGARTSSRISPETRERILAAATKLRYRPNAAARALAERKMNTIGVATVFDESGDLNHYFLEVFNGVLEAAAHHNQNTTVFTLHDWEQDFGRLNGFCDGRIDGLILVAPIISNETAKHLPEHTPFVALHANVPIPGVLNIESDEENGAYEIVRHLIAKGHRRILHLAGQSGLLGAERRLNGYRRALVSARIPFDASLVVEAGFSASIGRRAITDWLKGNQNKPLPDAIFCASDPMAVGCLEALSEAGVRVPEDVSVTGFDDSLAARTTRPQLTTVRQPLRVMGMKAVESLLTRIQQHQGQADHTEPKSIVFPVELVERASVRNLKAK